The Pseudophryne corroboree isolate aPseCor3 chromosome 2, aPseCor3.hap2, whole genome shotgun sequence genome has a segment encoding these proteins:
- the LOC134989530 gene encoding putative gustatory receptor clone PTE01 codes for MDQAFNVSTLLVLLGLVEMKEFQYIYCALCIIIYLFIMFLSISIVSVVMAEPSLHEPMYILICKLVLNGMFGSSTLFPKLIVDLITSSKTISYGGCITQALCITLFAILEMSTYTLMAYDRYLAVCHPLHYVTLMTNKKVMKLIVGSSVTDIIAVFICILLTWTLPLCGNKINNIFCDNMSLVTLSCSDPSLSYLYSAPVGSIYIIVTISVTVFSYLWIFAVCLRVSKESRQKAAHTLVTHLLNFTIFLLGFFFVFIRYRLGSIDLPIMVHVLLSVTPVLFPPLLNPLIYGVRTHALKIKLIHYLQNIKVGLNWIKL; via the coding sequence ATGGACCAGGCGTTCAATGTCAGCACCCTCTTGGTTCTCCTGGGTCTTGTAGAGATGAAAGAGTTCCAATACATATATTGCGCcctttgtattattatatatttatttattatgtttttAAGCATTAGTATTGTATCTGTGGTGATGGCGGAGCCAAGCCTACACGAGCCCATGTACATTCTCATATGTAAGCTGGTCCTCAATGGAATGTTCGGGAGCTCCACATTGTTCCCGAAGCTGATAGTTGACCTGATCACCTCATCTAAGACCATCTCATATGGTGGATGTATTACTCAGGCTCTGTGCATTACTCTTTTTGCCATTTTAGAAATGAGCACCTACACCCTCATGGCGTATGACCGGTATCTGGCCGTCTGTCACCCATTGCATTATGTCACCTTGATGACCAACAAGAAGGTTATGAAGCTCATCGTTGGGTCTTCTGTAACAGACATCATTGCCGTCTTCATCTGTATTCTGCTAACTTGGACTCTTCCTCTGTGTGGGAATAAGATAAATAATATATTCTGTGATAATATGTCCCTCGTTACTCTGTCCTGCTCAGACCCTTCTCTCAGTTACCTCTATTCAGCACCTGTAGGCTCCATCTACATAATTGTCACCATCTCCGTCACTGTGTTTTCCTACCTGTGGATATTTGCCGTCTGCCTGAGAGTCTCCAAAGAGTCCCGTCAGAAAGCCGCCCACACCTTGGTGACCCATTTACTGAACTTTACCatctttttgttaggatttttcttTGTTTTCATCAGGTACAGGCTGGGCAGTATTGACCTCCCCATTATGGTCCATGTTCTGCTCTCTGTTACTCCTGTACTTTTCCCACCACTCCTTAACCCCCTGATATACGGGGTCCGGACACACGCCCTGAAGATAAAACTCATTCACTATTTGCAGAATATTAAAGTTGGGTTAAACTGGATTAAACTCTAG